From a single Shewanella donghaensis genomic region:
- the dusA gene encoding tRNA dihydrouridine(20/20a) synthase DusA: MALTTLNRSLSIAPMLDWTDRHYRYFARLMSAHTVLYTEMVTTGAIIHGKADYLAYNQEEHPLALQLGGSNPQDLATCAKLAFERGYDEINLNVGCPSDRVQSGRFGACLMGEPQLVADCVDAMKQVADIPVTVKTRIGIDDQDSYEFLTDFVDTVKTVGCDTFIVHARKAWLQGLSPKENREIPELNYERVYQLKRDYADLNISINGGVKTIEDSLTHLQQLDGVMIGREAYQNPYILAEVDQRIYGEDKAILTREQVIEKMVPYIEQHLQSGGRLNHISRHMIGLFQGLPGSRGWRRYLSENAHKPGAGVEVVWDAVEKMHESRPPADVTFYPNNIATD, from the coding sequence TTGGCATTAACTACATTAAACCGCTCACTTTCAATCGCTCCAATGCTTGATTGGACTGACAGACATTATCGTTATTTTGCGCGTCTGATGTCTGCGCATACAGTGCTTTATACCGAAATGGTGACGACTGGCGCGATCATTCATGGCAAAGCTGATTATTTAGCTTATAACCAAGAAGAGCATCCTTTAGCCTTGCAACTTGGCGGGTCTAACCCACAAGATTTAGCTACCTGCGCTAAGCTGGCTTTCGAACGTGGTTATGATGAGATAAACCTTAATGTTGGTTGTCCATCAGACAGAGTGCAAAGTGGTCGTTTTGGTGCGTGTTTAATGGGAGAACCACAGTTAGTTGCAGATTGTGTCGATGCCATGAAGCAGGTTGCCGATATTCCTGTCACGGTTAAAACTCGTATCGGTATTGATGATCAAGACAGTTATGAATTCTTAACTGATTTTGTTGATACCGTTAAAACAGTAGGTTGCGATACTTTTATCGTACATGCTCGAAAAGCGTGGTTACAAGGGCTAAGCCCAAAAGAGAATCGTGAAATTCCAGAGCTTAATTATGAGCGTGTATACCAGTTAAAGCGTGATTATGCAGACTTAAATATCAGTATTAATGGCGGCGTTAAAACCATTGAAGATTCATTAACGCACTTACAGCAACTCGATGGGGTTATGATTGGGCGTGAGGCTTACCAAAACCCATATATATTAGCTGAGGTCGATCAACGGATATACGGTGAAGACAAAGCAATATTAACCCGTGAACAAGTGATTGAAAAGATGGTGCCTTATATTGAACAGCATTTACAGTCGGGTGGACGTTTAAATCATATATCACGTCATATGATTGGCTTATTCCAAGGTTTACCGGGTTCAAGAGGCTGGCGTCGATATTTAAGTGAAAATGCGCATAAGCCTGGTGCTGGTGTCGAAGTGGTTTGGGATGCCGTTGAGAAGATGCATGAAAGCAGGCCACCTGCCGATGTCACTTTTTATCCGAATAATATCGCAACAGATTAA
- a CDS encoding BamA/TamA family outer membrane protein — protein sequence MQLYKSVIMIYCVFFSVDSIAQSEAIHSVISNDSVYVSDSHLIDKHGIDKHGIDKHVIESHARDSAVVVETSESDEQDKSDKQSSSATSTKELSPEFVAVPIIFSTETLSTTYGAAGVVKHAGQAQAVALGIGLYSANDSWLSYAGFYNYQLPKLDQWLFSAEVFRGHYEEGIYYLPNSSIPEPKINDTNRVISVGDEGFTKLTMEYVLPIARGKHGAVSALGKSRDDISWNPFESGVSSISLTPFNKYRELETLDYLADEARGVELAFNWDNRDTKQNSSEGGQTNLTITKGFSVDDDPSWLMWEFEQSAFVSFDANSWFEQQVLAFNMYLADTPSWNDYDSHEHVKRPPSFAGVSLGGFDRLRGYSSQQFTGRSAVNYAVEYRVMPQWQPLQALPVFNLYNIPWWQWALFIEAGNVTNEFELSALHEDMKTNYGVGMRFEVEGIVVRTDFVTGGEESQFWVMVNQPF from the coding sequence GTGCAGTTGTATAAATCAGTCATCATGATTTATTGCGTATTTTTTAGTGTCGACAGTATTGCCCAGTCAGAAGCTATTCATTCCGTAATTTCAAACGATTCAGTATATGTCAGTGACAGCCATCTTATAGATAAGCATGGCATAGATAAGCATGGCATAGATAAGCATGTGATAGAGAGTCATGCCCGTGATTCAGCCGTGGTTGTAGAAACGTCTGAATCTGATGAACAAGACAAGTCTGACAAGCAGTCTAGTTCAGCGACATCGACAAAAGAATTGTCTCCAGAATTTGTCGCGGTACCTATTATCTTTTCCACTGAAACGCTGAGTACCACATATGGTGCAGCAGGTGTTGTAAAGCATGCAGGTCAAGCACAGGCTGTTGCTTTAGGTATCGGTTTGTATTCAGCTAATGATAGTTGGCTGAGTTATGCAGGCTTTTATAATTACCAGCTGCCAAAACTTGATCAGTGGTTATTTAGTGCTGAAGTATTTCGAGGTCACTATGAAGAAGGCATTTATTATTTACCTAATTCGAGTATACCCGAGCCTAAAATCAATGATACTAATCGTGTTATTAGCGTTGGCGATGAGGGCTTTACTAAGCTGACAATGGAATATGTATTACCTATTGCAAGAGGTAAACATGGCGCGGTTTCAGCACTTGGTAAAAGTCGCGATGATATTAGTTGGAATCCATTTGAATCGGGTGTCAGCTCCATTAGTTTAACGCCTTTTAATAAATATCGAGAACTAGAAACACTGGATTATTTGGCTGATGAAGCACGGGGTGTTGAACTTGCTTTTAACTGGGATAATCGTGATACCAAACAAAATAGCAGTGAAGGTGGGCAAACAAATCTCACCATCACCAAAGGCTTTAGTGTCGATGACGATCCAAGCTGGTTGATGTGGGAATTTGAGCAAAGTGCTTTTGTTTCATTTGACGCTAACAGTTGGTTTGAACAACAAGTGTTGGCATTTAACATGTATCTTGCTGATACACCGAGCTGGAATGATTACGATAGCCATGAGCATGTCAAACGTCCACCCAGTTTTGCCGGAGTTTCATTGGGTGGTTTTGATCGCCTACGAGGTTACTCATCACAGCAGTTTACTGGCCGAAGTGCTGTAAATTATGCCGTAGAGTATCGGGTTATGCCTCAATGGCAGCCATTGCAAGCATTGCCAGTTTTCAACTTGTACAATATTCCATGGTGGCAATGGGCGTTATTTATTGAGGCTGGTAATGTCACCAATGAGTTTGAGTTAAGTGCTTTGCATGAAGATATGAAAACCAACTATGGCGTCGGTATGCGTTTTGAAGTTGAAGGCATAGTGGTCAGAACCGACTTTGTTACTGGTGGTGAGGAAAGCCAGTTTTGGGTAATGGTCAATCAGCCATTTTAG
- the dnaB gene encoding replicative DNA helicase, whose translation MSQKGPFKARERFKDAQVDALKLPPHSIEAEQSVLGGLMLDAEAWDRVAESLVAEDFYSRSHRMIYAAMSRLVESSQPIDLITVSERLEVEDQLDDAGGFAYLGEIAKNTPSAGNILSYADIVRERAVVRDMIGVAHEIADAGYNPEGRNSSDLLDLAETKVFKIAESRAKANEGPEGIKSILEKTVDRIEQLYNNPHNGVTGVSSGFTDLDKMTAGFQAGDLVIVAARPSMGKTTFAMNLCEQAAMNEDKPVLIFSLEMPSEQIMMRMLASLGRVDQTKIRTGQLDDEDWARVSSTMGIMLEQGKMYIDDGSGLTPTDVRSRARRIAREYGGLSMIMIDYLQLMQVPSLKDNRTLEIAEISRSLKSLAKELSIPVIALSQLNRSLEQRADKRPINSDLRESGSIEQDADLIMFIYRDEVYNDDSEQKGVAEIIIGKQRNGPIGRVPLAFQGQFSRFDNYSGAQVFDED comes from the coding sequence ATGTCACAAAAAGGTCCTTTTAAAGCCAGAGAAAGGTTCAAAGATGCTCAAGTTGATGCGCTAAAGTTACCGCCGCATTCAATTGAAGCTGAACAATCCGTTTTAGGTGGATTGATGCTTGATGCTGAGGCCTGGGATAGAGTGGCAGAATCGCTTGTAGCTGAAGATTTTTACTCTCGCTCACATCGTATGATTTATGCCGCAATGAGTCGTCTGGTTGAAAGTAGCCAGCCGATCGATTTGATCACCGTATCAGAACGTCTTGAAGTTGAAGATCAGCTCGATGATGCAGGTGGTTTTGCCTATTTAGGCGAAATCGCTAAAAATACCCCAAGTGCGGGTAATATTTTATCTTATGCTGACATTGTTCGTGAACGTGCAGTCGTTCGTGACATGATTGGTGTTGCACATGAAATTGCGGATGCAGGTTATAACCCTGAAGGTCGTAATTCGAGTGATTTACTCGATTTAGCCGAAACTAAAGTTTTCAAAATTGCAGAGTCTCGTGCCAAAGCAAATGAAGGCCCTGAAGGCATTAAGTCTATCCTTGAGAAAACCGTGGATAGAATTGAGCAGTTATATAATAACCCTCACAACGGTGTAACCGGGGTATCGAGTGGTTTTACTGATCTTGATAAAATGACTGCAGGTTTCCAAGCGGGTGATTTAGTTATTGTTGCGGCACGTCCTTCAATGGGTAAAACAACCTTTGCGATGAACTTGTGTGAGCAAGCGGCAATGAACGAAGATAAGCCAGTGCTTATTTTCAGTTTGGAAATGCCATCAGAGCAAATCATGATGCGTATGCTGGCATCACTTGGTCGAGTCGATCAAACTAAAATTCGTACTGGTCAGTTAGATGATGAAGATTGGGCTCGCGTGTCATCGACAATGGGCATTATGCTTGAACAAGGCAAAATGTATATCGATGATGGCTCAGGCTTAACGCCGACAGATGTTCGAAGTCGTGCGCGTCGAATTGCGCGTGAATATGGCGGGTTATCGATGATCATGATTGATTACTTGCAGTTAATGCAAGTGCCGTCTTTAAAAGATAATCGTACCTTAGAGATTGCAGAAATCTCGCGCTCATTAAAGTCATTAGCAAAAGAATTAAGTATTCCTGTGATTGCGTTATCACAGCTTAACCGTTCATTGGAGCAACGTGCAGATAAACGTCCTATTAACTCTGATTTACGTGAATCTGGTTCAATTGAGCAAGATGCCGATTTGATCATGTTTATTTACCGCGATGAAGTGTATAACGACGATTCTGAACAAAAAGGTGTCGCTGAAATTATCATTGGTAAACAACGTAATGGCCCGATTGGTAGGGTGCCACTAGCGTTCCAAGGTCAATTTTCACGATTCGATAATTACTCTGGCGCACAAGTTTTTGATGAAGATTAA
- the rplI gene encoding 50S ribosomal protein L9, with protein sequence MNVILLDKIANLGNLGDQVAVKAGYARNFLLPQGKAVVANDANVKVFEARRAELEAKLAADLGVCTARAEKLAALESVVIASKAGDEGKLFGSVGNRDIADAVTAAGVELAKAEVRLPLGALRNLGDFEVEVQLHTEVKSVVKISVVAED encoded by the coding sequence ATGAACGTTATTCTGCTTGATAAAATCGCTAACCTAGGCAACTTAGGTGACCAAGTTGCTGTTAAAGCTGGTTATGCTCGTAACTTCCTTTTGCCACAAGGCAAAGCTGTTGTTGCTAATGACGCAAACGTTAAAGTTTTCGAAGCACGTCGCGCTGAATTAGAAGCTAAATTAGCTGCTGATCTAGGTGTTTGTACTGCTCGCGCTGAAAAGCTTGCTGCATTAGAGTCAGTTGTTATCGCTTCTAAAGCTGGTGACGAAGGTAAGTTATTCGGTTCAGTTGGCAACCGCGACATCGCTGATGCAGTTACTGCAGCAGGCGTTGAGCTAGCTAAAGCTGAAGTACGTCTACCTTTAGGTGCTTTACGCAACCTAGGTGACTTTGAAGTTGAAGTTCAACTTCACACTGAAGTTAAATCAGTTGTTAAAATCTCTGTTGTTGCAGAAGATTAA
- a CDS encoding S46 family peptidase, translating into MRIALVAALVLSSGFAHADEGQWQPYQMPSIADKLAQRGIEIPAKQLADLTQYPMNAVVGLGYCTASFVSPQGLVVTNHHCAYRAIQYNSKTEHNYLESGFLANTKKEEPSAGPNERLYITETVTDVTSQVNANLSSDPLTRYEDIQSNRKGLIKDCETDDNYRCSVSSFHNGLEYYLIKQLIIRDVRLVYAPPESVGAYGGDIDNYEYPRHSGDFTFLRAYVGKDGQPAGYAEDNVPYEPKSYLKINADGVKAGDGVFAAGYPGATSRYRLTSELEFASDWMYPTYAKRYQLQIDTINQMATSNSDIEIKYAGNLASMANRMKKLNGLLDGFKATDIVGIKQSREDNFLTWLKKDADANHQLIAELESLLAEQNTQIQTDYYFNNAQSSSLLSAAKKLYRLAKEKQVPDAKREQGFQQRDMKMFAANLKRLDRSFDASVDKTLWLQDLNAYMGQNQRVEILDNALNKISDAQALSAKLDAYYALTTLMDKEQRLAWMDKDAQAFETSSDPFIRLAVALHDTNMSQEKTENTLKGKLSTARPEYMKAVISYYKANNWPVYPDANRTLRITYGMVDGYQSRDALYKQPFTRLEGIVAKHTGEAPYNAPQKLLAAIKANDNGQHTVASVYQDPRSWICRLFSCLDTPEEFNSVPVNFLSSVDTTGGNSGSPVFNGKGELVGLNFDSTYEAITKDWFFNPTITRAVHVDFRYILWMMDKVDHAENLINELELVRD; encoded by the coding sequence ATGCGTATTGCACTCGTTGCAGCCCTTGTGCTGTCTTCTGGATTTGCCCATGCCGATGAAGGCCAATGGCAACCCTATCAAATGCCTTCTATTGCAGATAAATTAGCACAGCGTGGCATCGAAATCCCAGCAAAACAACTTGCAGATTTAACCCAGTACCCAATGAATGCTGTTGTCGGTCTGGGCTATTGTACCGCCAGTTTTGTATCTCCCCAAGGCTTAGTTGTTACCAATCATCATTGTGCCTATCGTGCGATTCAATATAACAGTAAAACTGAGCACAATTACTTAGAAAGTGGCTTCTTAGCGAACACAAAAAAAGAAGAACCTTCGGCAGGACCGAATGAGAGATTATACATCACAGAAACCGTGACTGATGTTACTTCTCAAGTGAATGCGAATTTAAGCAGCGATCCCCTAACCCGATATGAAGATATTCAATCAAATCGTAAAGGGTTAATTAAAGACTGTGAAACCGATGATAACTATCGTTGTTCTGTCAGCAGTTTCCACAATGGGCTTGAATATTATCTTATTAAACAACTCATTATTCGTGATGTCCGTTTAGTCTATGCTCCACCTGAAAGTGTGGGTGCTTATGGCGGCGATATAGATAACTATGAATACCCACGTCATTCAGGTGATTTCACCTTCTTACGCGCCTATGTCGGTAAAGACGGCCAACCTGCAGGCTATGCCGAAGATAATGTGCCGTATGAGCCTAAAAGTTATTTAAAAATCAATGCTGATGGCGTTAAAGCCGGCGATGGCGTATTTGCCGCAGGTTATCCTGGCGCAACAAGTCGCTACCGCTTAACTAGCGAGCTTGAGTTTGCCAGTGATTGGATGTATCCAACCTATGCTAAGCGCTATCAACTGCAAATAGACACCATTAATCAAATGGCAACTAGTAACAGTGATATCGAGATTAAATACGCTGGTAACCTTGCCTCAATGGCAAATAGAATGAAAAAACTAAACGGCCTACTTGATGGTTTTAAAGCCACTGATATTGTTGGCATTAAGCAATCTAGAGAAGATAACTTCTTAACCTGGCTGAAAAAAGATGCTGATGCGAACCATCAATTGATTGCAGAATTAGAAAGCTTACTCGCTGAGCAAAATACTCAAATTCAAACGGATTATTACTTTAATAATGCCCAATCAAGTTCATTACTTTCTGCAGCTAAAAAGCTTTACCGTTTAGCCAAAGAAAAGCAAGTACCTGATGCGAAACGTGAACAAGGCTTCCAGCAGCGTGACATGAAAATGTTTGCTGCAAACTTAAAGCGCTTAGATCGCAGCTTTGATGCATCAGTAGATAAAACCCTTTGGCTGCAAGATTTGAATGCTTACATGGGACAAAATCAGCGAGTTGAAATCCTTGATAATGCCCTCAACAAAATTTCAGATGCACAAGCACTGTCAGCAAAACTTGATGCTTATTACGCATTAACCACACTCATGGATAAAGAGCAGCGTTTAGCGTGGATGGATAAAGATGCCCAAGCATTTGAAACCAGCTCAGATCCATTTATCCGTTTAGCCGTCGCACTCCATGACACTAACATGTCACAGGAAAAAACGGAAAATACGTTAAAAGGTAAATTATCAACGGCGCGTCCAGAGTACATGAAAGCGGTTATTAGCTATTACAAAGCTAACAATTGGCCAGTATATCCTGATGCAAACCGCACTTTGCGCATAACCTACGGTATGGTTGATGGTTATCAGTCACGTGATGCTTTATACAAGCAACCTTTTACTCGCTTAGAAGGAATTGTGGCTAAGCACACTGGTGAAGCGCCTTATAACGCACCACAAAAACTATTAGCAGCCATTAAGGCTAATGATAACGGCCAGCACACTGTGGCATCGGTTTATCAAGACCCTCGTTCATGGATTTGCCGTTTATTCTCTTGTTTAGATACCCCAGAAGAATTTAACTCGGTGCCGGTTAACTTCTTATCAAGTGTTGATACCACTGGCGGTAACTCAGGCTCACCAGTATTTAACGGTAAAGGCGAACTGGTAGGTCTTAACTTTGATTCAACCTACGAAGCGATTACTAAAGATTGGTTCTTTAATCCAACAATCACTCGTGCAGTGCACGTTGATTTTCGTTACATCCTGTGGATGATGGATAAAGTCGACCATGCGGAGAACTTGATTAATGAGTTAGAGCTAGTAAGAGATTAA
- the alr gene encoding alanine racemase — protein MKPFPRAEISRQALQANLARLREIAPNSKVMAVVKANGYGHGLLNVAQSVGECIDCADGFGLARLEEALELRKGGVDAKLLLLEGCFRQSDLPLLVEHHIDTVVHHESQLVMLEQSRLSSPITVWLKIDTGMHRLGFGIDQFEDVYQRLIACPQVAKPIHLMTHFACADEPDNPLTQLQINEFQQLIKELPGNQTLANSAATLFWPQSQADWIRPGIALYGVSPVFGDRGVHHGLVPAMELVSNLIAVREHKAGQSVGYGAYWTAKSDTRLGVVAIGYGDGYPRNAPEGTPVWLNGRRVPIVGRVSMDMLTVDLGVDAEDIVGDSVQLWGKDLAVEEVAEYIGTIAYELVTKLTPRVVVDLQD, from the coding sequence TTGAAACCATTCCCTCGTGCTGAAATAAGTCGTCAAGCTTTGCAAGCTAACCTTGCTAGGCTGCGCGAAATCGCACCTAACAGTAAAGTCATGGCTGTAGTGAAAGCGAATGGCTATGGTCATGGTTTACTCAATGTAGCGCAATCAGTTGGTGAATGTATTGATTGTGCTGACGGATTCGGGCTAGCACGACTTGAAGAAGCACTGGAACTGCGCAAAGGTGGCGTTGACGCGAAATTGTTACTGCTTGAAGGCTGCTTTCGCCAGTCAGATTTACCATTATTGGTAGAACATCACATTGACACGGTTGTGCATCATGAGTCGCAATTAGTGATGTTAGAACAATCAAGGCTGTCATCACCTATCACCGTCTGGCTAAAAATCGACACAGGTATGCACCGTCTCGGTTTTGGCATTGATCAGTTTGAAGATGTATATCAACGTCTAATAGCATGTCCTCAAGTGGCTAAGCCCATTCATTTAATGACCCATTTTGCTTGTGCTGATGAGCCTGATAATCCGCTTACTCAATTGCAAATCAATGAGTTTCAACAACTTATTAAAGAATTACCTGGCAATCAAACCTTAGCTAATTCGGCTGCCACGTTATTTTGGCCTCAAAGCCAAGCTGATTGGATTAGACCCGGAATCGCACTTTATGGTGTATCACCAGTATTTGGTGATAGAGGTGTTCATCACGGGCTCGTTCCCGCGATGGAATTAGTGTCTAACCTTATCGCTGTGCGTGAGCACAAAGCGGGGCAAAGTGTCGGCTATGGCGCTTACTGGACGGCGAAAAGTGATACTCGTCTTGGTGTCGTTGCTATTGGCTATGGCGACGGTTATCCGCGCAATGCACCAGAAGGAACACCAGTTTGGCTAAATGGCCGAAGAGTACCCATTGTAGGTCGAGTATCCATGGATATGCTCACGGTAGACTTAGGCGTCGATGCTGAGGATATTGTGGGTGACTCAGTGCAACTTTGGGGTAAAGATTTAGCCGTTGAAGAAGTGGCTGAGTATATCGGTACGATTGCTTATGAGTTGGTCACAAAACTGACACCTAGAGTGGTGGTTGATCTCCAAGATTGA
- the rpsF gene encoding 30S ribosomal protein S6: MRHYEIVFMVHPDQSEQVPGMIERYSSVITDANGTISRLEDWGRRQLAYPIQDLHKAHYVLMNVEASAESMEELETAFRFNDAVLRNMVMRTKTAVTEASPMAKAKDERDSRRAPTAAAPAEKEVEASAEETAE; the protein is encoded by the coding sequence ATGCGTCATTATGAAATCGTATTTATGGTTCACCCAGATCAAAGTGAACAAGTCCCAGGTATGATCGAGCGTTACAGCAGTGTAATCACTGATGCTAACGGTACTATCAGCCGTTTAGAAGATTGGGGTCGCCGTCAATTGGCTTACCCGATTCAAGACCTACATAAAGCTCACTATGTTCTTATGAACGTAGAAGCATCTGCAGAGTCTATGGAAGAATTAGAAACAGCTTTCCGTTTCAATGACGCTGTTCTGCGTAACATGGTAATGCGCACTAAAACTGCTGTTACTGAAGCTTCTCCAATGGCTAAAGCAAAAGATGAGCGTGATTCACGTCGTGCTCCTACAGCTGCTGCACCTGCGGAAAAAGAAGTTGAAGCAAGCGCTGAAGAAACTGCTGAATAA
- a CDS encoding DUF481 domain-containing protein, which translates to MKKVCILFSALLTTPSAWALVPPDYKEPPSDFKAEVEAGMQLNTGNNQSQNFNGRTYFNYDTEKARQELTFKVYYAADNDSTTAEKYEVLAQSSYKLESGYIFGRGEFTWDDFGSYTKLSTISTGYGFDVISNYDQKLSLEVGPGFRYDLPKATDSNLNPDANQDVILRTAAKYTVKLQEFTSLNADLTSEVGEDNNTLTLDMSYRNTFLQDWAFKIGVNVKYTAIVPEGSVKTDTITTFNLLYTFQ; encoded by the coding sequence ATGAAAAAAGTCTGTATTTTATTTTCAGCTCTACTAACTACGCCTTCAGCGTGGGCACTCGTTCCTCCGGACTATAAAGAGCCACCAAGTGACTTTAAAGCTGAGGTTGAAGCCGGTATGCAATTGAATACCGGTAACAACCAATCACAAAACTTTAATGGCCGAACTTATTTCAATTACGACACAGAAAAAGCCCGCCAAGAACTCACTTTTAAGGTTTACTACGCTGCAGATAATGACTCGACGACGGCAGAAAAGTACGAGGTTTTAGCGCAATCAAGCTATAAATTGGAAAGCGGTTATATTTTTGGCCGTGGTGAGTTCACATGGGATGATTTTGGTAGTTATACCAAGTTATCTACAATTTCTACTGGTTATGGTTTTGATGTCATTTCAAATTATGATCAAAAATTAAGTTTAGAAGTTGGCCCCGGTTTTCGTTATGACTTACCAAAAGCAACAGACTCTAATTTAAACCCTGATGCCAACCAAGACGTGATTCTTCGTACGGCAGCCAAGTACACCGTCAAGTTACAAGAATTTACCAGTTTAAATGCAGATTTAACCTCAGAAGTGGGTGAAGACAATAATACCCTCACACTAGATATGAGTTACAGAAATACCTTTTTGCAAGATTGGGCTTTTAAAATTGGCGTTAATGTAAAATACACAGCCATAGTGCCAGAAGGTAGTGTGAAAACAGACACCATCACGACATTCAACTTACTTTATACTTTTCAATAA
- the priB gene encoding primosomal replication protein N, with protein MINHLVLTGTITRSKRFDSPSGIPHKVITLEHKTQRYDDEMLRNVYCLIQVILSGKRFNSVTEELKAGVQVQVEGFISLQQGRNGQNKLVLHAENVELKT; from the coding sequence GTGATTAATCACTTAGTGTTGACTGGAACGATAACTCGTTCAAAGCGTTTTGATAGTCCAAGCGGAATTCCCCATAAGGTGATTACGCTAGAGCACAAAACACAGCGATATGATGATGAAATGTTGAGAAACGTTTATTGTCTTATACAAGTCATATTAAGTGGTAAGCGCTTTAATAGCGTAACAGAAGAATTAAAAGCAGGTGTGCAGGTCCAAGTTGAAGGGTTTATCTCTTTACAGCAAGGGCGAAATGGCCAAAATAAATTGGTTTTGCATGCCGAAAATGTCGAATTGAAAACTTAG
- the rpsR gene encoding 30S ribosomal protein S18 — protein MARYFRRRKFCRFTSEGVAEIDYKDIVTLKNYVTESGKIVPSRITGTSAKYQRQLARAIKRARYLSLLPYTDLHQ, from the coding sequence ATGGCACGTTATTTCCGTCGTCGCAAGTTCTGTCGTTTCACCTCTGAAGGTGTTGCAGAAATTGATTACAAAGATATCGTTACTTTAAAAAACTACGTAACTGAAAGCGGTAAGATTGTTCCTAGCCGTATTACTGGTACTAGTGCTAAATATCAACGCCAACTAGCTCGCGCAATCAAGCGTGCTCGTTATCTTTCTCTACTGCCTTACACTGATTTACATCAGTAA
- the rlmB gene encoding 23S rRNA (guanosine(2251)-2'-O)-methyltransferase RlmB: MKKQDIIFGIHAVEALLSNSPERTIELWVLQGRDDERLLTLINKATEFGVAVQYSSRKVLDDKAASTQHQGIVARVKAAKILAEADLDALLEKTELPFLLILDGVTDPHNLGACLRNADAAGVQGIIVPKDNSVGITSIVSKVACGAAATVPLFQVTNLARTMRHIQQKGVWIIGAAGEADCELYQADLKGPLAIAMGAEDKGLRRLTRESCDSIVSIPMAGSVSSLNVSVASGVCLFEAVRQRIAK; encoded by the coding sequence ATGAAAAAACAAGATATCATTTTTGGCATTCACGCAGTTGAAGCTTTGCTAAGTAATTCACCTGAACGCACTATTGAACTTTGGGTATTACAAGGTCGTGATGATGAGCGATTACTAACGTTAATTAATAAAGCGACAGAGTTCGGTGTAGCAGTGCAGTATTCCAGCCGTAAAGTCTTAGATGACAAGGCTGCGAGTACTCAGCATCAAGGTATTGTTGCACGAGTTAAAGCCGCTAAAATCTTAGCTGAAGCAGACTTAGATGCTTTATTAGAAAAGACAGAGTTACCCTTTCTGTTAATTCTTGATGGCGTCACAGATCCACATAATCTAGGTGCTTGTTTACGTAATGCTGATGCAGCAGGTGTTCAAGGTATTATCGTCCCAAAAGATAATTCTGTTGGAATTACCTCTATTGTGAGCAAAGTGGCTTGTGGCGCAGCAGCGACAGTTCCATTATTTCAAGTGACTAACCTTGCCCGTACAATGCGTCACATCCAACAAAAAGGTGTGTGGATTATTGGTGCTGCAGGCGAAGCGGATTGTGAGTTATATCAAGCAGACCTTAAAGGCCCTTTAGCGATAGCTATGGGTGCAGAAGATAAAGGTCTACGCAGATTAACTCGTGAGAGCTGTGATTCTATCGTTTCGATACCAATGGCAGGCAGTGTTTCAAGTTTGAATGTCTCAGTCGCATCAGGTGTTTGTTTGTTTGAGGCAGTACGTCAACGTATTGCAAAGTAA